In one window of Branchiostoma lanceolatum isolate klBraLanc5 chromosome 15, klBraLanc5.hap2, whole genome shotgun sequence DNA:
- the LOC136420486 gene encoding uncharacterized protein: MSCSFGNPGSECGSSHYFPTNTSVIPLSACNNDVTPYLVRLGLSGPGRGGRNRAELKEQDLILNRAGRFGLSAEEKDSLTVCPKHRFDLTTQWVGGRRTTCTHPQHRGKRTAFKLPRRVSLPLSIHLYTTYNRVVPVGSAICDLCRKHASKPDTESSEMEGPQDAPEQPGPSQDPKSVMGPPAQPVPSTSAATLPVTYEVSTQEERASSSSSSISEVPSAEVTFESQSSSTTSEGEADTSIWVDEKHHQEENRESLNTAIDRITEGRVSPIRSSLNTPWEEVTDRQKNYYLKKAREAVKTTMTVIAPGQEQDLWRSLVKAPPFYHEEQPPAKKKMWDQQTVQTLVKAYQEAETWQTRQQILSLFADDYTKEELQELIPGLTKWRIDQARAHATESGPGKPVQQQPIYRTRLNPVKTDHFLSFLTQPHLLQDVAYGTKTMKLDSGETITIPAAIRTLIPSRIINQYQQYCTGANFQPLHDRTLFKFIEVCAASRQKSLQGLDYISTEGTEAFDTLCNIVDALVQSGASVAWGKTVTPKLKEGKRYLKTDYKTHVNREDACGDHCISFALSERGKETLAVKCSHRHEIACDRCAEIDNSLSEVQKMIEKEGLLSEEHKSRLLFSFEQSSTAIHNWKAHLLRAVNQDLAKQSALQKLDDQTALIVMDWAMKFLPLKYREQMTDFFGKRGRSWHVSAVITKGDDGKFDVECFVHIFNSCRQDWSAICAILQSVLQTIKSDNPALKKAFLRSDNAGCYHCAPLMLSLSLISQKTGISVLRYDFSDPQAGKDICDRKIASMKTHIRRYVNEKHDVLTAEGMKEALESHGGIKGCRIAVAQTEETNREYPRQKWEGVKSWNNFMFETDEDIRVWRAFDIGVGEVVSFPPVPQTQDLPTLKITAPFGPPQSHTSHITTSTGGEKSPLFHCPEPGCVATFRSANKLEEHMDVGEHLKELERESAYDKIRKQWAQAVTGIAHGPVLASQTFGETSRADAVGSSRVVSEGWAIRTAKGGQRMSDKTKTYLTDIFNQGATSGQKADAAQVARDMQHAKGSDGKLLLQPSEWRTSKQITSYFARLSAAQRQESTESVATDMEAIEEEGEWQALRKTVYNNIDYSHPITFEDINLCELAKAKGLKSLKLQELKRICDHFHLHVKGSMARKMSFTQALDAIIGTCTCGN; encoded by the coding sequence ATGAGTTGTTCATTTGGAAACCCGGGGTCAGAGTGTGGGTCTTCACATTACTTCCCCACAAACACATCAGTGATCCCCTTGTCTGCATGTAACAATGATGTAACACCTTACCTAGTCAGACTAGGTCTCAGTGGACCTGGTCGTGGTGGCCGCAATAGGGCAGAACTAAAAGAACAGGACTTGATTCTAAACAGAGCGGGACGTTTTGGCTTGTCTGCAGAAGAAAAGGACAGCTTGACAGTGTGTCCAAAGCACCGGTTTGACCTTACAACACAATGGGTCGGAGGAAGAAGAACCACGTGTACACACCCACAACACAGAGGGAAGAGAACGGCTTTCAAACTGCCAAGACGTGTGTCATTGCCTCTGTCCATCCATCTGTACACCACCTACAACAGAGTGGTACCTGTTGGATCTGCAATTTGTGACCTTTGCAGAAAACACGCATCAAAGCCGGATACAGAAAGCAGTGAAATGGAAGGACCCCAAGATGCGCCTGAACAGCCTGGACCAAGTCAGGATCCCAAAAGTGTCATGGGGCCCCCAGCACAGCCTGTACCATCAACTTCTGCAGCAACATTACCGGTAACTTATGAAGTTAGCACCCAAGAGGAGAGAgcaagttcatcatcatcatccatttCTGAAGTTCCGTCAGCTGAAGTCACCTTTGAAAGTCAGAGTAGCAGTACTACAAGCGAGGGTGAAGCAGACACTAGTATCTGGGTAGATGAAAAGCACCATCAGGAAGAGAACAGAGAATCACTCAATACAGCTATCGACCGGATAACAGAAGGAAGGGTGAGTCCCATAAGATCGAGTCTAAACACACCGTGGGAGGaggtgacagacagacagaagaaTTACTATCTAAAGAAAGCTAGAGAGGCAGTCAAAACCACGATGACAGTCATTGCCCCAGGTCAGGAACAAGATTTGTGGCGTAGCCTAGTGAAAGCACCACCATTTTACCATGAAGAACAACCGCCTGCGAAGAAAAAGATGTGGGATCAGCAAACAGTACAGACTTTAGTAAAGGCCTACCAGGAAGCAGAGACATGGCAGACAAGGCAGCAAATTCTGTCCTTGTTTGCAGATGATTACACAAAAGAAGAACTCCAGGAACTGATTCCTGGGCTAACCAAGTGGAGGATTGATCAAGCCAGGGCGCATGCCACGGAGTCAGGCCCAGGAAAACCTGTGCAGCAACAGCCCATTTACCGGACCAGACTAAACCCAGTAAAGACAGACCACTTCCTCTCTTTTCTGACACAGCCACATCTACTGCAAGATGTCGCATATGGAACCAAAACCATGAAGCTGGACTCAGGGGAAACAATAACAATCCCTGCCGCTATCCGCACACTCATACCTTCCAGAATTATCAACCAATACCAACAGTACTGTACTGGCGCCAACTTCCAACCCCTGCATGACAGGACCCTCTTCAAATTCATAGAGGTATGTGCTGCAAGTCGGCAAAAATCCTTGCAAGGTCTAGATTATATCTCTACCGAGGGAACCGAGGCGTTTGACACACTATGCAACATTGTAGATGCCCTTGTCCAAAGTGGTGCGTCAGTAGCCTGGGGAAAAACTGTCACCCCCAAGCTTAAGGAAGGAAAGCGATACCTGAAGACGGATTACAAGACTCATGTAAACCGTGAAGATGCATGTGGTGATCATTGCATTTCATTTGCCCTCAGTGAAAGGGGGAAGGAAACATTGGCTGTGAAATGCAGCCATCGCCATGAGATTGCCTGTGATCGATGTGCTGAGATAGACAACAGTTTGTCTGAAGTACAGAAGATGATTGAGAAAGAAGGCCTTCTGTCAGAGGAGCACAAGAGTCGACTGCTTTTCAGTTTTGAACAATCATCTACAGCTATTCACAACTGGAAGGCCCATTTGCTACGAGCAGTAAACCAGGACCTTGCCAAACAATCTGCTCTTCAGAAACTAGATGATCAAACAGCTCTGATAGTCATGGATTGGGCGATGAAGTTTCTTCCGTTGAAGTACAGAGAGCAGATGACGGACTTCTTCGGGAAACGTGGAAGGAGCTGGCATGTGTCTGCAGTAATCACAAAGGGAGATGATGGAAAGTTTGATGTTGAGTGTTTTGTCCACATTTTCAACAGCTGCCGACAGGACTGGTCAGCTATCTGTGCCATCCTGCAGAGTGTGCTTCAGACCATCAAGTCAGATAACCCTGCTCTGAAGAAAGCGTTTTTGAGGTCTGACAACGCAGGATGTTACCACTGTGCTCCTCTGATGCTGTCTCTGTCATTGATCAGTCAGAAAACTGGTATTTCTGTTCTGCGCTATGACTTCTCAGATCCGCAGGCAGGCAAAGATATTTGCGACCGCAAGATAGCGTCAATGAAGACTCACATAAGAAGGTATGTCAATGAGAAACATGACGTATTAACTGCCGAAGGCATGAAGGAAGCATTGGAGTCCCATGGTGGCATAAAGGGCTGTAGAATAGCTGTGGCACAAACGGAAGAAACAAACAGGGAGTATCCAAGACAAAAATGGGAAGGTGTCAAGTCATGGAACAACttcatgtttgaaaccgatGAGGACATACGAGTCTGGAGAGCCTTTGATATTGGGGTTGGAGAAGTGGTGTCATTTCCCCCAGTGCCACAGACGCAAGACCTTCCAACCCTGAAGATCACAGCACCGTTTGGTCCACCACAGTCGCACACAAGTCACATCACAACATCCACAGGTGGGGAAAAGTCGCCGCTGTTTCATTGTCCTGAGCCAGGATGTGTGGCGACATTCCGCTCAGCCAACAAGCTGGAAGAGCACATGGATGTTGGAGAACACCTTAAAGAACTGGAGCGAGAGTCCGCATACGACAAAATACGCAAGCAGTGGGCCCAAGCTGTGACTGGTATAGCTCATGGCCCTGTGTTAGCCTCACAGACGTTTGGAGAAACGTCCAGAGCTGACGCTGTAGGATCCTCCCGTGTTGTAAGTGAAGGCTGGGCAATCCGGACTGCCAAAGGTGGCCAGCGGATGTCAGACAAGACAAAGACCTATCTGACTGACATATTTAATCAGGGGGCTACGTCGGGCCAGAAAGCTGACGCTGCTCAAGTGGCCCGGGATATGCAGCACGCAAAAGGATCTGATGGGAAGCTGTTGCTCCAGCCCAGCGAGTGGCGCACATCCAAGCAGATCACGAGCTATTTTGCTAGGCTGTCAGCGGCACAGAGACAGGAAAGTACAGAATCTGTGGCTACTGACATGGAGGCGATAGAAGAGGAAGGCGAGTGGCAAGCACTCCGAAAGACAGTGTATAATAACATTGATTACAGTCATCCGATCACATTTGAAGATATTAACTTGTGCGAACTTGCAAAAGCCAAAGGTCTCAAATCATTAAAGCTGCAGGAACTAAAGCGCATATGTGATCATTTCCATCTGCACGTTAAAGGCTCTATGGCAAGAAAAATGTCATTCACACAGGCATTGGATGCCATCATAGGCACATGCACATGTGGAAACTGA
- the LOC136420292 gene encoding uncharacterized protein, which translates to MTDWSPVYEAALVEEKVKTFYSLTMTLVNQHLPVKVSATKACDKKWMTEGVKRTIRKRAEEFKRHGKSARWKTFRNKVQTSIRHAKYWHYRNFIQTLKQENPRKWWGSVNRELGRAQERSNSTTIEDVPDHEVAEVLNQYFASAWCPGTSLHLFPLQCPTPCVDLCSIGEVKTLLKDLNPHKASGPDDLPTWTLNHYADDLAPVITHLFNASYEEGVVPSIWKAANVVPVPKSKGAANAMNDVVTNPRMVAWIQNYLQGRTQRVVANGKVSEWRVLTSGVPQGGVLSPYLFLLFMSTRDVVYSDTLDVGYADDVGLSRSISLGKDRVDNRMREEALQLDSWAECNDMLLNGKKSLPQARATGRRGVGGHPGGDTGGGRGG; encoded by the exons ATGACGGACTGGTCTCCTGTTTATGAAGCAGCCTTGGTCGAAGAGAAAGTCAAGACCTTCTACAGTTTGACCATGACCTTGGTGAATCAGCATCTTCCTGTAAAAGTGTCGGCGACAAAAGCCTGTGACAAGAAGTGGATGACTGAGGGCGTCAAACGCACTATCAGGAAAAGGGCTGAGGAGTTCAAGCGGCATGGCAAGTCTGCTCGGTGGAAAACTTTCAGAAACAAAGTTCAAACCAGCATCAGGCATGCCAAGTACTGGCACTACAGAAACTTCATACAAACCCTCAAACAGGAAAACCCACGTAAGTGGTGGGGCTCTGTTAACCGTGAACTTGGCAGAGCACAAGAGAGATCTAATAGTACCACCATTGAAGACGTGCCAGACCACGAGGTGGCCGAGGTTCTAAATCAGTACTTTGCCTCTGCGTGGTGTCCTGGAACGTCTTTGCACCTGTTCCCCCTGCAGTGTCCGACTCCATGCGTTGACTTGTGTTCGATCGGTGAGGTGAAGACTCTTCTCAAGGACTTAAACCCTCACAAGGCAAGCGGCCCTGATGATCTCCCAACATGGACTCTCAACCATTACGCTGACGACTTGGCGCCAGTCATCACCCACCTGTTTAACGCTTCGTATGAGGAGGGTGTTGTTCCTAGTATATGGAAAGCAGCAAACGTTGTCCCTGTGCCAAAATCTAAGGGTGCAGCTAACGCCA TGAACGACGTGGTGACCAATCCACGCATGGTAGCCTGGATACAGAACTATCTGCAGGGCCGTACCCAGAGAGTGGTTGCTAACGGTAAAGTCAGTGAGTGGAGAGTACTCACTTCGGGGGTACCTCAGGGAGGTGTACTGTCACCCTACCTTTTCCTCCTGTTCATGAGTACTCGAGACGTAGTCTACAGCGACACTCTTGATGTCGGCTACGCAGACGACGTGGGTTTGTCCAGGTCCATCTCCCTGGGGAAGGATCGCGTGGATAACAGGATGAGAGAGGAAGCGCTACAGCTTGATTCCTGGGCGGAGTGCAATGACATGCTGCTAAACGGCAAAAAAA GTTTACCCCAGGCCAGGGCTACAGGCAGGAGAGGGGTGGGGGGCCATCCAGGAGGGGATACAGGGGGGGGCAGGGGTG GTTAA